The sequence CGCGGTCTCGACCAGCTCGACCGGCGGTACCTCACCACCATTGCCGACTTCTACAATGGCGGGCCGGTCGGCATCGAGACGATTGCCGCCGCGCTCAGCGAGCCGCGCGACGCCATAGAGGAAATCGTCGAGCCTTACCTGATCCAGCAGGGCTTCATCCAGCGCACCCCGCGGGGTCGCATGCTTACCGGCATTGCTTTCCAGCATCTGGGCAAAGTGGTGCCGCAGGGTTTTGTCGGGCTCCAGGCGAGCCTGTTCGAAGAACCGGAGGAGGAGTGACCGGCCCGCGCACCATGCTCAGTTTTGCGGCGGATGGCACGCGGTTCAACTATCGCGTCGCCGGCGCCGCAATCCGTGACGGCCATGTGCTGGTCGACCGTGAGAACGACGACGATTATTGCATGCTGCCGGGCGGCCGCGTCGAAATGGGCGAAGCCAGCAACGTAGCGCTGGCGCGGGAGATCGAGGAAGAACTGGCCATGCCAGCCACGATCGGTCCCCTGCTGTTCACCTATGAGAGCTTCTATGGTCGCGAGGGCGAGCGCTACCATGAACTCAGCTTCATCTACGCGATCCAATTGCCCCCCGACATCCGCCCGGGTGGGCCGCAGCGCTTCCTGGTTCGTGAAGACGAAGGCAAGCTGCTGCAGTTCTCCTGGCTGCCATTGGACGGACCCGCACTGAGCCAGGCGCGGTTGATGCCACCCTGGCTGCCGGTCCGGTTGCGGACGCTGTCGGGCATGCCGGAGCATGTGATCTTCCACGAAGCGGGGGCGACCTGGTGATCCCGGCGCGCACCAACCAAGCGGGGAGTTGGCTGGCATGACCCATGTTGCGCCCTATGCCCCCCGCCTCCACGGCTGGACCGATGCCCTGGCATTGCGGGTCGTGGCGCTCAGCGATTTCCATGCCTGTGCGCCCTATATGGATGCGATCCGGCTGCGCAATATCGGCCGCGAGGTTGCCCATCTGGCACCCGACCTCATCGTGTTGCTCGGCGACTATGCGTCCGGTCCCCGGTTGAGCTGGCCACTCGCGCCAGAACACTGGGCGGCGGAACTGGGCGCCTTGAGGGCCCCGCTGGGCGTGCATGCCGTGCTGGGCAACCACGACTATGACGGCTATGTGCGCGAAGATCTCAAGCGAGGACCGGTGGCGGCCGAGCGGGCCCTCGAGGCCGCGGGCATCCCGGTCTATACCAACCGGGCCGTCCGCCTGGCCCATGCCGGCCAGGGATTCTGGCTGGCGGGGCTTGGCGACCAGTTCGCCTTTGCCCAGGGCGTGCGCGGCTTTGGGCGAGGCCTTGGTGTGGACGAC comes from Devosia oryziradicis and encodes:
- a CDS encoding metallophosphoesterase gives rise to the protein MTHVAPYAPRLHGWTDALALRVVALSDFHACAPYMDAIRLRNIGREVAHLAPDLIVLLGDYASGPRLSWPLAPEHWAAELGALRAPLGVHAVLGNHDYDGYVREDLKRGPVAAERALEAAGIPVYTNRAVRLAHAGQGFWLAGLGDQFAFAQGVRGFGRGLGVDDLDATLAQVDTDEPIILMAHEPDLFPDTPDRVALTLSGHTHAGQIRLFGRTPVVPSRHGSRYAHGHYTEGRKQLIVSAGLGYSGVPLRIGTRPEIVLIELGGTRR
- a CDS encoding NUDIX hydrolase; translation: MTGPRTMLSFAADGTRFNYRVAGAAIRDGHVLVDRENDDDYCMLPGGRVEMGEASNVALAREIEEELAMPATIGPLLFTYESFYGREGERYHELSFIYAIQLPPDIRPGGPQRFLVREDEGKLLQFSWLPLDGPALSQARLMPPWLPVRLRTLSGMPEHVIFHEAGATW